From a single Miscanthus floridulus cultivar M001 chromosome 8, ASM1932011v1, whole genome shotgun sequence genomic region:
- the LOC136475805 gene encoding OVARIAN TUMOR DOMAIN-containing deubiquitinating enzyme 11-like gives MTEQQERVSKSSSSSISSSTQESEEELTIGTLITEATNTTNSAKSLGRRLSHLDSIPHTPRVNGKIPDFNNATIDHESLLERLGTYGLAEYQIEGDGNCQFRALADQIFRNPDYHKHVRKAVVKQLKEFRKHYEGYVPMEYKIYLKKMKRSGEWGDHVTLQAAADRFAAKICLLTSFRDTCLVEIVPRDATPTRELWLSFWCEVHYNSLYAVEDLPTRKTKKKHWLF, from the exons aTGACTGAACAGCAGGAACGTGTTAGCAAGAGCTCTTCCTCAAGTATTAGCAGCAGCACTCAGGAGAGTGAGGAGGAACTGACCATTGGTACCCTTATAACTGAAGCAACAAACACAACAAACAGTGCAAAGAGTCTTGGAAGGCGCCTTTCACACTTAGATTCGATCCCG CACACTCCGCGTGTTAATGGGAAAATTCCAGATTTTAATAATGCGACAATTGATCATGAATCATTATTAGAAAG ATTGGGCACTTATGGCTTAGCTGAATACCAAATAGAAGGAGATGGGAATTGCCAG TTCCGAGCTCTGGCAGACCAGATATTCCGCAATCCTGACTATCACAAACATGTGAGGAAGGCGGTAGTGAAGCAG CTGAAGGAATTCAGGAAACACTATGAAGGTTATGTGCCAATGGAATATAAGATTTACTTGAAGAAAATGAAAAG ATCTGGGGAATGGGGAGATCATGTGACCTTACAGGCAGCTGCAGACAGG TTTGCTGCTAAAATATGTCTGTTGACGTCGTTTAGAGACACATGCCTAGTTGAGATAGTCCCCAGAGACGCCACTCCAACAAGAG AGCTTTGGCTAAGTTTCTGGTGTGAAGTACACTACAATTCATTGTATGCAGTTGAAG ATCTTCCAACACGGAAAACTAAAAAGAAGCATTGGCTGTTCTAG
- the LOC136475806 gene encoding peptidyl-prolyl cis-trans isomerase FKBP17-1, chloroplastic-like, whose product MVTTAVAALAGAVPPPRKAKAVTVATTPPPTLTSRQLLAAAATASTLRTAAASAAAPRFAEIPSSGVVKALDLREGSGDIPAVGDQVAIHHYGRLAAKQGWRFDSTYDHKDETGDPMPFVFTLGSGKVIPGMEAAVKSMRVGGLRRVIIPPLQGYQNTSQEPIPPNFFDRQRLFTTIFNPTRLANGEGSTLGTLIFDIELINIRQHS is encoded by the exons ATGGTCACCACTGCCGTCGCGGCGCTCGCCGGCGCCGTGCCGCCGCCTCGGAAAGCCAAAGCAGTAACTGTAGCCACAACACCACCTCCCACCCTCACTAGTAGGCAGCTCCTCGCCGCGGCTGCCACCGCCTCCACCCTCCGCACGGCCGCCGCCTCGGCTGCGGCCCCTAGATTCGCCGAGATCCCCAGCTCCGGCGTCGTGAAGGCCCTGGACCTCCGGGAGGGTTCAGGAGACATCCCGGCCGTCGGCGACCAG GTTGCAATTCACCATTATGGGAGATTAGCAGCGAAGCAAGGATGGCGCTTTGATTCCACCTATGATCATAAGGACGAGACCGGTGATCCCATGCCGTTTGTCTTCACCCTTGGGTCTGGCAAA GTTATACCTGGTATGGAAGCAGCAGTGAAGTCCATGAGAGTTGGTGGTCTTCGCCGAGTGATCATACCACCATTACAGGGTTACCAAAACACATCACAAGAACCAATTCCTCCTAAT TTCTTTGATCGACAGAGGCTATTTACTACTATATTCAACCCAACACGTCTCGCGAATGGCGAGGGTTCCACTCTTGGTACACTTATCTTCGACATCGAGCTAATCAACATAAGGCAGCATTCATAA
- the LOC136475803 gene encoding porphobilinogen deaminase, chloroplastic isoform X3 produces MDSPLALAQAHETREKLKAAHSELAEEGAIEIVIIKTTGDMILDKPLADIGGKGLFTKEIDDALLQGRIDIAVHSMKDVPTYLPEGTILPCNLRREDVRDAFICLTANSLAELPAGSVVGSASLRRQSQILYRYPSLKVVNFRGNVQTRLRKLKEGDVSATLLALAGLRRLNMAENATAVLSVEEMLPAVAQGAIGIACRSNDDKMMEYLSSLNHEDTRLAVACEREFLAVLDGNCRTPIAAYAYRDKDGNCSFRGLLASPDGSKVFETTRSGPYSFDDMVELGKDAGHELKAKAGPGFFDSLQ; encoded by the exons ATG GACAGTCCTCTTGCTCTTGCACAAGCCCACGAAACTCGAGAAAAACTGAAAGCCGCACACTCTGAGTTAGCTGAGGAGGGGGCTATTGAGATCGTCATCATAAAGACCACAGGAGACATGATCTTGGACAAACCCCTTGCAGATATTGGAGGCAAGGGTTTATTCACCAAGGAGATAGACGACGCGCTCTTGCAAGGAAGGATTGATATTGCTGTTCACTCTATGAAAGATGTTCCAACCTATCTACCTGAAGGCACAATATTGCCCTGTAACCTACGACGAGAAGATGTCAGAGATGCATTCATATGCTTGACTGCAAATTCGCTTGCAGAGCTTCCTGCTGGCAGTGTTGTTGGAAGTGCTTCCCTGCGGAGACAATCTCAGATTCTCTACAGATATCCATCACTGAAA GTAGTTAACTTCAGAGGAAATGTTCAGACAAGGTTAAGGAAACTCAAGGAAGGGGATGTCTCTGCTACGTTGTTGGCACTGGCTGGATTAAGGCGGCTAAATATGGCAGAAAATGCAACAGCTGTATTATCAGTGGAAGAAATGCTTCCAGCAGTTGCCCAAGGTGCGATTGGAATAGCTTGCAGAAGCAACGATGACAAAATG ATGGAGTACCTATCCTCGTTGAACCATGAAGATACCAGATTAGCTGTTGCATGTGAAAGAGAATTCTTGGCAGTTCTTGATGGTAACTGCCGAACTCCAATTGCAGCCTATGCTTACCGTGATAAGGATGGGAATTGCTCATTCCGGGGTCTATTGGCTTCACCAGATGGATCTAAAG TATTTGAGACGACAAGAAGTGGACCGTACTCTTTTGACGACATGGTTGAGTTGGGCAAAGATGCCGGTCATGAGCTGAAGGCAAAGGCTGGGCCTGGCTTCTTTGATAGCTTGCAATGA
- the LOC136475803 gene encoding porphobilinogen deaminase, chloroplastic isoform X1, whose protein sequence is MVSLRCTTAHHSLLGSPTCLARPRRRACPVVRAAVAVEVGAQAKVSLIRIGTRGSPLALAQAHETREKLKAAHSELAEEGAIEIVIIKTTGDMILDKPLADIGGKGLFTKEIDDALLQGRIDIAVHSMKDVPTYLPEGTILPCNLRREDVRDAFICLTANSLAELPAGSVVGSASLRRQSQILYRYPSLKVVNFRGNVQTRLRKLKEGDVSATLLALAGLRRLNMAENATAVLSVEEMLPAVAQGAIGIACRSNDDKMMEYLSSLNHEDTRLAVACEREFLAVLDGNCRTPIAAYAYRDKDGNCSFRGLLASPDGSKVFETTRSGPYSFDDMVELGKDAGHELKAKAGPGFFDSLQ, encoded by the exons ATGGTCTCGCTGCGATGCACCACCGCGCACCACTCCCTGCTCGGCTCGCCGACCTGCCTCGCGCGCCCGCGGCGGCGGGCGTGCCCCGTCGTGCGCGCTGCCGTCGCCGTGGAGGTCGGCGCGCAGGCCAAGGTCTCCCTCATCCGGATTGGGACGCGTGGAAG TCCTCTTGCTCTTGCACAAGCCCACGAAACTCGAGAAAAACTGAAAGCCGCACACTCTGAGTTAGCTGAGGAGGGGGCTATTGAGATCGTCATCATAAAGACCACAGGAGACATGATCTTGGACAAACCCCTTGCAGATATTGGAGGCAAGGGTTTATTCACCAAGGAGATAGACGACGCGCTCTTGCAAGGAAGGATTGATATTGCTGTTCACTCTATGAAAGATGTTCCAACCTATCTACCTGAAGGCACAATATTGCCCTGTAACCTACGACGAGAAGATGTCAGAGATGCATTCATATGCTTGACTGCAAATTCGCTTGCAGAGCTTCCTGCTGGCAGTGTTGTTGGAAGTGCTTCCCTGCGGAGACAATCTCAGATTCTCTACAGATATCCATCACTGAAA GTAGTTAACTTCAGAGGAAATGTTCAGACAAGGTTAAGGAAACTCAAGGAAGGGGATGTCTCTGCTACGTTGTTGGCACTGGCTGGATTAAGGCGGCTAAATATGGCAGAAAATGCAACAGCTGTATTATCAGTGGAAGAAATGCTTCCAGCAGTTGCCCAAGGTGCGATTGGAATAGCTTGCAGAAGCAACGATGACAAAATG ATGGAGTACCTATCCTCGTTGAACCATGAAGATACCAGATTAGCTGTTGCATGTGAAAGAGAATTCTTGGCAGTTCTTGATGGTAACTGCCGAACTCCAATTGCAGCCTATGCTTACCGTGATAAGGATGGGAATTGCTCATTCCGGGGTCTATTGGCTTCACCAGATGGATCTAAAG TATTTGAGACGACAAGAAGTGGACCGTACTCTTTTGACGACATGGTTGAGTTGGGCAAAGATGCCGGTCATGAGCTGAAGGCAAAGGCTGGGCCTGGCTTCTTTGATAGCTTGCAATGA
- the LOC136475803 gene encoding porphobilinogen deaminase, chloroplastic isoform X2, with amino-acid sequence MHHRAPLPARLADLPRAPAAAGVPRRARCRRRGGRRAGQGLPHPDWDAWKDSPLALAQAHETREKLKAAHSELAEEGAIEIVIIKTTGDMILDKPLADIGGKGLFTKEIDDALLQGRIDIAVHSMKDVPTYLPEGTILPCNLRREDVRDAFICLTANSLAELPAGSVVGSASLRRQSQILYRYPSLKVVNFRGNVQTRLRKLKEGDVSATLLALAGLRRLNMAENATAVLSVEEMLPAVAQGAIGIACRSNDDKMMEYLSSLNHEDTRLAVACEREFLAVLDGNCRTPIAAYAYRDKDGNCSFRGLLASPDGSKVFETTRSGPYSFDDMVELGKDAGHELKAKAGPGFFDSLQ; translated from the exons ATGCACCACCGCGCACCACTCCCTGCTCGGCTCGCCGACCTGCCTCGCGCGCCCGCGGCGGCGGGCGTGCCCCGTCGTGCGCGCTGCCGTCGCCGTGGAGGTCGGCGCGCAGGCCAAGGTCTCCCTCATCCGGATTGGGACGCGTGGAAG GACAGTCCTCTTGCTCTTGCACAAGCCCACGAAACTCGAGAAAAACTGAAAGCCGCACACTCTGAGTTAGCTGAGGAGGGGGCTATTGAGATCGTCATCATAAAGACCACAGGAGACATGATCTTGGACAAACCCCTTGCAGATATTGGAGGCAAGGGTTTATTCACCAAGGAGATAGACGACGCGCTCTTGCAAGGAAGGATTGATATTGCTGTTCACTCTATGAAAGATGTTCCAACCTATCTACCTGAAGGCACAATATTGCCCTGTAACCTACGACGAGAAGATGTCAGAGATGCATTCATATGCTTGACTGCAAATTCGCTTGCAGAGCTTCCTGCTGGCAGTGTTGTTGGAAGTGCTTCCCTGCGGAGACAATCTCAGATTCTCTACAGATATCCATCACTGAAA GTAGTTAACTTCAGAGGAAATGTTCAGACAAGGTTAAGGAAACTCAAGGAAGGGGATGTCTCTGCTACGTTGTTGGCACTGGCTGGATTAAGGCGGCTAAATATGGCAGAAAATGCAACAGCTGTATTATCAGTGGAAGAAATGCTTCCAGCAGTTGCCCAAGGTGCGATTGGAATAGCTTGCAGAAGCAACGATGACAAAATG ATGGAGTACCTATCCTCGTTGAACCATGAAGATACCAGATTAGCTGTTGCATGTGAAAGAGAATTCTTGGCAGTTCTTGATGGTAACTGCCGAACTCCAATTGCAGCCTATGCTTACCGTGATAAGGATGGGAATTGCTCATTCCGGGGTCTATTGGCTTCACCAGATGGATCTAAAG TATTTGAGACGACAAGAAGTGGACCGTACTCTTTTGACGACATGGTTGAGTTGGGCAAAGATGCCGGTCATGAGCTGAAGGCAAAGGCTGGGCCTGGCTTCTTTGATAGCTTGCAATGA